The proteins below are encoded in one region of Brachyspira intermedia PWS/A:
- a CDS encoding mannitol dehydrogenase family protein: MKLNIENLNDKTFWKNSNIKTPTYDIKQIRKNTSEKPTWVHFGAGNIFRGFIAAVADTLLNENIIDTGIIAIDTHAAGRDDDYEMIDKVYKPFDNLTLLASIKSSGDIDKKIIGSITDVVHADFINNYEELKKIFISNSLQVASFTITEKGYSIKDLNGNYNITVKEDINNGPKKAKNIMSISTAMLLERYKNGAYPIAMLSIDNCSNNGDKLKSSIIDIAKEWVKKGFADEGFIKYLEDDKKTAFPLSMVDKITPRPSEIIAKKLEEIGLEEMSVFKVGHNNMAAFVNAEVPEYLIIEDLFPNGRAEFEKAHVYVTDRITVQTSEKMKVTTCLNPLHTALAVFGCLLNYNFIYEEMKDPLLKKLVEKIGYDEGMKVVADPKILNPKDFIKEVIDERLVNPYIPDSPKRIATDTSQKIPIRYGETLKSYIKNGLDTSSLIGIPLTIAAWLRYLIGIDDNGKPIDISPDPMLEELQKHIKNIQFKNKESIGNNLKPILSNKVIFAVDLYDKEINLGEKIEGYFREMIASENAVKECLNKYIN, from the coding sequence ATGAAACTCAATATAGAAAATTTAAATGATAAAACTTTCTGGAAAAATTCTAATATAAAAACACCTACATATGATATCAAACAAATTAGAAAAAATACTTCTGAAAAACCTACTTGGGTTCATTTTGGAGCAGGAAATATATTCAGAGGTTTTATAGCAGCAGTAGCAGATACTCTTTTGAATGAAAATATAATAGATACTGGTATAATAGCCATAGATACACATGCCGCTGGAAGAGATGATGATTACGAAATGATTGATAAAGTATATAAACCTTTCGATAATCTCACTCTTTTAGCATCTATTAAAAGCAGTGGAGATATAGATAAAAAAATCATAGGAAGTATAACTGATGTAGTACATGCCGATTTCATAAATAACTACGAAGAATTAAAAAAAATATTTATATCAAATTCTCTTCAAGTAGCAAGTTTTACTATTACAGAAAAGGGTTACTCTATTAAAGATTTAAATGGCAATTACAACATCACAGTTAAAGAAGACATTAATAATGGTCCTAAAAAAGCAAAAAACATTATGAGTATCTCTACTGCTATGCTTTTAGAAAGATATAAAAACGGTGCCTATCCTATAGCTATGCTCAGTATAGATAACTGTTCAAATAATGGCGACAAATTAAAATCATCTATTATTGATATAGCTAAGGAATGGGTAAAAAAAGGATTTGCTGATGAGGGTTTTATAAAATATCTTGAAGATGATAAAAAAACCGCTTTTCCTTTAAGTATGGTAGACAAAATCACTCCTAGACCTTCTGAAATTATAGCAAAAAAATTAGAAGAAATAGGACTTGAAGAAATGTCAGTATTTAAAGTTGGGCATAATAATATGGCGGCTTTTGTAAATGCTGAAGTTCCTGAATATTTAATTATAGAAGATTTATTTCCAAATGGAAGAGCAGAATTTGAAAAAGCTCATGTATATGTAACTGATAGAATAACAGTTCAAACATCAGAAAAAATGAAAGTTACAACATGTTTAAATCCTTTGCATACAGCTTTAGCAGTATTCGGATGCTTACTAAATTATAATTTTATATATGAAGAGATGAAAGATCCTCTATTAAAAAAACTAGTTGAAAAAATAGGATATGATGAAGGAATGAAAGTAGTTGCCGACCCAAAGATTTTAAATCCAAAAGATTTTATAAAAGAGGTAATTGATGAACGTTTAGTTAATCCTTATATACCTGATTCTCCGAAAAGAATAGCAACAGATACTTCTCAAAAAATTCCTATAAGATACGGAGAAACTTTAAAATCTTATATAAAAAACGGACTGGATACATCTTCTTTGATAGGCATACCTTTAACTATAGCAGCTTGGCTTAGGTATTTAATTGGTATTGATGATAATGGAAAACCTATAGATATAAGCCCTGATCCTATGCTTGAAGAATTGCAAAAACATATAAAAAATATTCAATTCAAAAATAAAGAAAGTATCGGAAATAATTTAAAGCCTATACTTTCTAATAAAGTTATATTCGCTGTTGATTTATACGATAAAGAAATAAATCTTGGAGAAAAAATAGAGGGGTATTTCAGAGAGATGATAGCAAGTGAAAATGCTGTAAAAGAATGTCTGAACAAATATATAAATTAA